GCTGGCACTCTCCGCGCTCGACATCGCGTTGTGGGATTTGAAGGCGCGGCGCGCCAAGCTGCCGCTGTTCCGCCTGCTCGGCGGCTTCGACGCGCGCGTGCCCTGTTACGCCGGCGGCATCGACCTCGATCTCTCGGTCGAAGCGCTGCTCAAGCAGACCGTCGGCAATCTCGCCAAGGGTTTTCGCGCCATCAAGATGAAGGTCGGCCGGCCCGATCTCAAATCCGACGTCGCGCGCGTCGCGGCGATGCGACAGCATCTCGGCGACGGCTTTCCCCTGATGGCGGATGCCAACATGAAATGGACGGTGGAAGAAGCGATCCGCGCCGCCCGCGCCTTCGTGCCGTACGATCTCACCTGGCTGGAAGAGCCTGTCATCCCCGACGATGTCGCGGGCCATGCCCGCATCATGCAGGCCGGCGGCGTGCCGATCGCGGCCGGCGAAAATCTGCGCTCGCTGTGGGAGTTCAAGAACTACATCGTTTCAGGCGCGGTGTCCTACCCCGAGCCCGACGTCACCAATTGCGGCGGCGTTTCCGCCTTCATGAAGATCGCGCGGC
The genomic region above belongs to Bradyrhizobium sp. CCBAU 53338 and contains:
- a CDS encoding mandelate racemase/muconate lactonizing enzyme family protein, with amino-acid sequence MPRIADIETGFYRIPLPVTLSDSTHGEIAAFELITCRIRDADGAEGVGYTYTVGRNGGAVADILKREIPPLVEGREADDTEAIWHHVWWGLHYGGRGGPAVLALSALDIALWDLKARRAKLPLFRLLGGFDARVPCYAGGIDLDLSVEALLKQTVGNLAKGFRAIKMKVGRPDLKSDVARVAAMRQHLGDGFPLMADANMKWTVEEAIRAARAFVPYDLTWLEEPVIPDDVAGHARIMQAGGVPIAAGENLRSLWEFKNYIVSGAVSYPEPDVTNCGGVSAFMKIARLAEAFNLPVTSHGAHDITVHLLAACPNRSYLEAHGFGLDKYIEHPLVLEDGRAVAPNRPGHGISFDWKGLAKLSP